The Pirellulimonas nuda genome includes a region encoding these proteins:
- the pncA gene encoding bifunctional nicotinamidase/pyrazinamidase, which yields MKALILIDLQNDFLPGGALAVSGGDAVIPVANRLMPGYALVVATQDWHPADHLSFASQHPGKQVGQVTTVAGLEQVLWPDHCVQGTPGAQLAAGLNLGGVDHVVRKGADRAIDSYSGFFDNDRRTATGLGEYLRQQGVTALDVMGLATDYCVKYTALDAVGLGFETTLLVEGTRGVELESGDCDAAVEEMKRAGVKIA from the coding sequence ATGAAAGCCCTCATCCTCATCGACCTGCAGAACGACTTCCTCCCCGGCGGCGCGCTGGCTGTTTCTGGCGGCGACGCGGTGATTCCCGTCGCCAATCGTTTGATGCCGGGCTACGCGTTGGTGGTGGCCACCCAAGACTGGCACCCGGCCGACCACCTGTCGTTCGCCAGCCAGCACCCCGGCAAGCAGGTTGGCCAGGTGACGACGGTCGCCGGGCTCGAACAGGTCCTCTGGCCCGACCACTGCGTGCAAGGGACCCCCGGCGCCCAGCTCGCCGCGGGGCTGAACCTGGGGGGCGTCGACCATGTCGTCCGTAAGGGCGCCGACCGCGCGATCGACAGCTACAGCGGCTTCTTCGACAACGACCGCCGCACCGCCACCGGCCTGGGCGAGTACCTCCGCCAGCAAGGCGTGACGGCCCTCGACGTGATGGGCCTGGCGACCGACTACTGCGTCAAGTACACGGCGCTCGACGCGGTGGGCCTTGGCTTCGAGACGACGCTGTTGGTGGAGGGGACGCGCGGGGTGGAACTGGAGAGCGGAGACTGCGATGCGGCGGTGGAAGAAATGAAGAGAGCAGGCGTCAAGATCGCGTAG
- a CDS encoding RtcB family protein yields MTDPTLAPMETWLTEPLPSAVAKSVRRVRAAEGVTRVALMPDVHLANDVCVGAVVAADGVVYPQAVGGDIGCGMAALAFDVEASAIDNPRAAGALLAGLRRAAPIIRRPQAAALPSSLNPSALSDPALARAASRDGAVQLGTLGRGNHFLEFQAETSGRLWVMVHSGSRAVGQAVARHHLAAAAPARGALVGLDASSAAGEAYLSDAAWACAYAQQNRLAMLRSVAALVDDLLGVEADWGSLVHSDHNHVRRETHDGRTLLVHRKGAQSARDGEPGLIPGSMGAPSFHTQGKGRPAALASCSHGAGRRMSRSDARRTVSRDALARQVGALWFDRRATGKLRDEAPSSYKDIRLVMRAQRDLVRSVRELRPLLSHKGV; encoded by the coding sequence ATGACTGATCCCACGCTAGCGCCGATGGAAACTTGGCTCACCGAGCCGCTGCCGTCGGCCGTCGCCAAGTCGGTGCGCCGGGTCCGCGCGGCCGAGGGGGTGACGCGCGTCGCGCTGATGCCGGACGTGCACCTGGCCAACGACGTGTGCGTCGGCGCGGTCGTCGCCGCCGACGGCGTGGTCTACCCCCAAGCGGTCGGCGGCGATATCGGCTGCGGCATGGCGGCCTTGGCGTTCGATGTCGAAGCCAGCGCCATCGACAACCCGCGCGCCGCCGGCGCGCTGCTGGCGGGGCTGCGTCGGGCGGCGCCCATCATCCGCCGGCCGCAGGCGGCGGCGTTGCCGTCTTCGTTGAACCCCAGCGCGCTGAGTGACCCGGCGCTTGCGCGCGCCGCTAGCCGCGACGGCGCGGTGCAGCTCGGCACGCTCGGGCGCGGCAACCACTTCTTGGAGTTTCAGGCAGAGACGTCTGGACGGCTGTGGGTGATGGTGCACAGCGGCTCGCGGGCGGTGGGGCAGGCCGTGGCGCGCCATCACCTGGCGGCCGCGGCGCCGGCCCGCGGCGCGCTGGTCGGCCTCGACGCGTCGAGCGCGGCGGGCGAGGCGTACCTCTCCGACGCGGCCTGGGCGTGTGCGTACGCCCAGCAGAACCGCTTGGCCATGCTGCGGTCGGTCGCGGCGTTGGTCGACGACCTGCTGGGGGTAGAGGCCGACTGGGGCTCCCTGGTCCACAGCGACCACAACCACGTGCGTCGGGAGACGCACGACGGGAGGACGCTGCTGGTGCACCGCAAGGGGGCGCAGTCGGCCCGCGACGGCGAGCCGGGGCTGATCCCGGGCTCGATGGGCGCCCCCAGCTTTCACACCCAGGGGAAGGGGCGCCCGGCGGCGCTCGCGTCTTGCTCGCACGGCGCCGGCCGGCGGATGAGCCGCAGCGACGCGCGTCGCACCGTCAGCCGCGACGCGCTGGCCCGCCAGGTGGGCGCCCTGTGGTTCGACCGGCGGGCCACCGGCAAGCTCCGCGACGAGGCGCCCTCCTCCTACAAGGACATCCGCCTAGTGATGCGGGCGCAACGCGATCTGGTGCGATCGGTGCGCGAGCTCCGGCCGCTGCTCAGCCACAAAGGGGTCTGA
- a CDS encoding DcaP family trimeric outer membrane transporter has translation MQAVDRASTICLFLLATLLSPAAGAAQPPEPSSSALSGPPLAYPSTSEPSASQPSVGPAAPPVTDDVGYQYGYLDEQNIPGALRDDPLAEDLPAYYYSPRPYRATGLGVRPIADYAPPGYQPREQQEGPAVPEYSRLAPPVPISTEQRDSLVVRGIYPGSFLAPGTNTSFRLRGFVRLGALLDLDPIGSADSFVTNTIPVPQSAGQNFNMGGRFSRLGFETWTPTEFCDWNVHTFIEGDFFNGPAQAAGGGGNPFRLRNAFIDFGYFRLGQQNSVFMDGTNWPSVADFQGPNSWVNQRQPSARVTLPVCDCFYWAGAMERPFSDITFSPAQGAAVQDVPDFTTHLRYEATRGHAQLSALVRGIGYRPVDDAVARQAAAGVSGSAVLHPWAILFGTDPVHDPDPSGLTRSRMLMQATWGPGVGRYLNDLAGQGLDAQVDPVTGQLELVQATGWNASYEHWYNAHWLSNFTYSNVDVQNNAPTPAGTYASAQYVAAGLWWVPIPRLAIATEFLWGERQNEDGQSADVQRLHGMVQYNF, from the coding sequence ATGCAAGCGGTCGATCGCGCCAGCACCATCTGCCTGTTCCTGCTGGCGACCCTGCTGTCGCCAGCCGCGGGGGCCGCACAGCCGCCGGAGCCGTCGTCGTCTGCGCTCTCCGGACCCCCGCTGGCCTACCCAAGCACGAGTGAGCCCAGCGCCAGCCAGCCCAGCGTTGGGCCCGCGGCGCCGCCGGTGACCGACGACGTCGGCTACCAGTACGGCTACCTCGACGAGCAGAACATCCCGGGCGCCCTGCGGGACGACCCGCTGGCCGAGGACCTGCCCGCCTACTACTACTCTCCGCGTCCCTACCGCGCGACGGGGCTCGGCGTCCGACCGATCGCCGACTACGCCCCCCCCGGCTACCAGCCGCGGGAGCAGCAAGAAGGCCCCGCCGTCCCGGAGTACTCGCGGCTGGCGCCCCCGGTGCCGATTTCTACCGAGCAGCGCGACAGCCTGGTCGTACGCGGCATCTACCCCGGCTCGTTCTTGGCGCCCGGAACCAACACCTCGTTCCGTCTGCGGGGCTTCGTGCGGCTGGGGGCGCTTCTGGACCTCGACCCCATCGGCAGCGCCGACTCGTTTGTCACCAACACCATCCCCGTGCCGCAGAGCGCCGGGCAGAACTTCAACATGGGCGGCCGGTTCAGCCGCCTGGGCTTCGAGACGTGGACCCCCACCGAATTCTGCGACTGGAACGTCCACACCTTCATCGAGGGAGACTTCTTCAACGGACCGGCCCAGGCCGCCGGCGGCGGGGGGAACCCCTTCCGGCTGCGCAACGCGTTCATCGACTTCGGCTACTTCCGTCTGGGGCAGCAGAACTCGGTGTTCATGGACGGCACGAACTGGCCCAGCGTGGCGGACTTCCAGGGGCCCAATAGCTGGGTCAACCAGCGGCAACCCTCGGCCCGCGTGACGCTGCCGGTGTGCGACTGCTTCTACTGGGCCGGCGCGATGGAACGCCCCTTTTCTGACATCACGTTCAGCCCCGCCCAGGGGGCGGCGGTGCAAGACGTGCCCGACTTCACCACGCACCTCCGCTACGAGGCAACCCGAGGCCACGCCCAGCTCAGCGCGCTGGTGCGCGGCATCGGCTACCGCCCCGTCGACGACGCCGTCGCCCGCCAAGCGGCCGCGGGCGTGAGCGGCAGCGCCGTGCTGCACCCGTGGGCGATCTTGTTCGGGACCGACCCGGTGCACGACCCCGACCCTTCGGGCCTCACACGCAGCCGGATGCTGATGCAGGCGACCTGGGGGCCCGGCGTGGGACGCTACCTGAACGACCTGGCGGGCCAGGGGCTCGACGCCCAGGTCGACCCCGTCACGGGCCAGTTGGAACTGGTCCAAGCGACCGGCTGGAACGCCAGCTACGAGCACTGGTACAACGCCCACTGGCTGTCAAACTTCACCTACTCCAACGTCGACGTCCAGAACAACGCCCCGACGCCGGCCGGCACGTACGCCAGCGCCCAGTACGTGGCCGCGGGTCTGTGGTGGGTCCCCATCCCCAGGCTGGCAATCGCCACAGAGTTCTTGTGGGGCGAGCGCCAGAACGAGGACGGCCAGTCGGCCGACGTCCAGCGGCTGCACGGGATGGTGCAGTACAACTTCTAG
- a CDS encoding SHD1 domain-containing protein yields the protein MRTATLFLLAVAGPLLGAQARTWSDASGDYTLDAQLVTFNQRFVVLERDDHELVSIEITTLSDDDREYLASREAAQTAQQASQAPQTWTLRDGSQVTARVVDYAQQQLTLQRRRGRVYVNDRPLRNLPAFYQKIVPQIVAQAENLSRPTQAGLEDWLVGQRGGPRVFSVEGVLLETENGDEYGVPFSLLSDEDQRVLRPGLRAWQAEQQRENYQGQQDAAYRLRALAHARQQNNQVRREMAELSLNLQQAQAGITSAWEVTLYPAAGVSAAPRWVVVWGRDSRQATLRALEQNPGFVAGPVRRVARRVRR from the coding sequence ATGCGGACCGCGACGCTCTTTCTGCTAGCCGTGGCCGGCCCGCTGCTGGGGGCCCAGGCCCGGACCTGGTCGGACGCCTCCGGCGACTACACGCTGGACGCGCAACTGGTGACGTTCAACCAGCGGTTTGTGGTGCTGGAGCGCGACGACCACGAGCTGGTTTCCATCGAGATCACGACCCTCTCCGACGACGACCGGGAGTACCTCGCCTCGCGTGAAGCGGCCCAAACGGCGCAGCAGGCGAGCCAGGCGCCGCAGACCTGGACGCTGCGAGACGGCTCGCAGGTGACCGCCCGCGTGGTCGACTACGCCCAGCAGCAGCTAACGCTGCAGCGGCGCCGCGGCCGGGTGTACGTCAACGACCGCCCGCTGCGGAACCTGCCGGCGTTCTACCAGAAGATCGTGCCGCAGATCGTGGCGCAGGCAGAGAACCTGAGCCGGCCTACCCAGGCGGGGCTCGAGGACTGGCTGGTGGGTCAGCGGGGCGGGCCGCGTGTGTTCAGCGTGGAAGGGGTGTTGCTGGAAACCGAGAACGGCGACGAGTACGGCGTGCCGTTTTCCTTGCTCTCCGACGAAGACCAACGGGTGCTGCGCCCCGGCTTGCGGGCCTGGCAGGCAGAGCAGCAGCGCGAGAACTACCAGGGCCAGCAGGACGCGGCCTACCGCCTCCGCGCGCTGGCGCACGCCCGGCAGCAGAACAACCAGGTGCGGCGGGAAATGGCCGAGCTGAGCCTCAACCTGCAGCAGGCGCAGGCGGGGATCACTTCGGCGTGGGAGGTGACCCTCTACCCGGCGGCCGGCGTGTCCGCGGCGCCGCGTTGGGTCGTGGTGTGGGGGCGTGACAGCCGGCAGGCGACGCTGCGAGCGTTAGAGCAGAACCCCGGGTTCGTCGCGGGGCCGGTCCGCCGGGTGGCTCGCCGCGTGCGTCGCTAG
- a CDS encoding NUDIX hydrolase: MNKQESRVLYAGRHLTMVARGHWEYATRNTARPSVGIVAITDAGDVVLVEQHRPPVGRSVIELPAGLSGDIAGNEDEALVEAARRELLEETGYVAARWTELCTGYSSPGLTDESITLYLAQGLRRQGAGGGDASEAITIHEVPLAEVLNWLSARGAAADLKLLAGLYAATQEISSQNK, translated from the coding sequence ATGAACAAACAAGAATCACGCGTCCTCTACGCCGGCCGGCACCTCACCATGGTCGCCCGCGGCCATTGGGAGTACGCCACGCGGAACACCGCGCGCCCCAGCGTGGGCATCGTAGCGATCACCGACGCCGGGGACGTGGTGCTGGTAGAGCAGCACCGACCGCCGGTCGGGCGGAGCGTGATCGAGCTCCCCGCGGGGCTCAGCGGCGACATCGCCGGCAACGAGGACGAGGCGCTGGTGGAGGCGGCCCGCCGCGAGTTGCTAGAAGAGACCGGCTACGTCGCCGCGCGGTGGACCGAGCTGTGCACCGGCTACTCCTCCCCCGGCCTGACCGACGAGTCGATCACGCTCTACCTGGCCCAAGGCCTCCGGCGCCAAGGCGCCGGCGGGGGCGACGCCAGCGAAGCAATCACGATCCACGAAGTGCCGCTGGCCGAAGTGCTAAACTGGCTCAGCGCCCGCGGAGCGGCCGCCGATTTGAAGCTGCTGGCGGGGCTCTACGCGGCGACGCAGGAGATAAGCAGTCAGAACAAGTGA
- a CDS encoding transglutaminase family protein yields the protein MHTLRITHKTAYHYHTPVKFGPHRALLRPRSSHEHWIRSSSIQIEPAADVRWLLDIEGNSVAVLTFAEPAAMLSLLMEVEVEIRDDNRIECLIDPNARLYPFQYAADEQVALVPYRLPSYPLDGPALHRWLSELYQPGQAIDTFELLNRLNSRIFETLTYTERYNAGVQLPHETLALGSGSCRDYAVLMMEAVRYWGFGARFVSGYVRMEEGQHGSTHAWTEVYLPGAGWRGFDPTNNKLAGIEHIPIAVARQQEHAMPLSGTWDGPGDAFDWMEVSVQVVSLD from the coding sequence ATGCACACCCTGCGGATAACCCACAAAACCGCCTACCACTACCACACGCCGGTCAAGTTCGGCCCCCACCGGGCGCTCTTGCGCCCGCGGTCGTCGCACGAGCATTGGATCCGCAGCTCCAGCATACAGATCGAGCCCGCGGCGGACGTGCGATGGCTGCTGGACATCGAGGGGAACTCGGTGGCGGTGCTTACCTTCGCCGAGCCGGCTGCAATGCTGAGTCTGCTGATGGAGGTCGAAGTCGAGATACGCGACGACAACCGTATCGAGTGTCTGATCGACCCAAACGCCCGCCTCTACCCGTTCCAGTACGCCGCGGATGAGCAGGTGGCGCTCGTCCCGTACCGCTTGCCCAGCTACCCGCTGGACGGCCCTGCGCTGCACCGATGGTTGAGCGAACTGTACCAACCGGGGCAGGCGATTGACACCTTCGAGCTGCTCAACCGGCTTAACAGCCGCATTTTCGAAACCTTGACCTACACGGAGCGCTACAACGCGGGGGTGCAGCTCCCGCACGAGACGCTTGCCCTGGGGAGCGGATCGTGCCGCGACTACGCCGTGTTGATGATGGAAGCCGTCCGCTACTGGGGCTTTGGCGCGCGTTTTGTCTCCGGCTACGTGCGGATGGAAGAAGGCCAGCACGGATCGACGCACGCCTGGACGGAGGTCTACCTTCCGGGCGCCGGCTGGCGCGGCTTTGATCCCACCAACAACAAACTCGCGGGGATCGAGCACATCCCCATCGCGGTGGCCCGGCAGCAAGAGCACGCGATGCCCCTCTCCGGGACCTGGGACGGGCCCGGCGACGCTTTCGACTGGATGGAGGTCTCCGTGCAGGTGGTCTCGTTGGACTAA
- a CDS encoding class I SAM-dependent methyltransferase produces the protein MTPLSNKSTTDEIRARFDNDVERFASLETGQAATIDAPLAMALITEAAVACTPRIGRVLDVGCGAGNNTLRLREAAGRDFDVDLLDLSGPMLTRAAERVRRVNGGEVRTVQADFRAAPLVDGGYDVILAAAVLHHLRDDDDWRQAFAKLYRLLRPGGSVWITDLVLHEQPAVQQMMWRRYGEHLSSLGGEAYRDKVFEYIDREDSPRPVTYQLDLLRSVGFEKVDLLHKNSCFAAFGATKPA, from the coding sequence ATGACCCCGCTCTCGAACAAATCAACCACCGACGAGATCCGCGCCCGCTTCGACAACGACGTTGAGCGCTTCGCCTCGCTGGAGACCGGCCAGGCCGCGACGATCGACGCGCCGCTGGCGATGGCGCTGATTACCGAGGCCGCGGTCGCTTGCACGCCGCGGATCGGGCGGGTGCTGGACGTGGGTTGTGGCGCGGGGAACAACACGCTGCGGCTACGCGAGGCGGCCGGGCGCGATTTTGACGTCGACCTGCTCGACCTCAGCGGGCCGATGCTGACGCGGGCCGCGGAGCGGGTCCGGCGGGTGAACGGGGGGGAGGTCCGCACCGTGCAGGCTGATTTTCGTGCGGCCCCGCTCGTCGATGGCGGCTACGACGTGATCCTGGCCGCCGCGGTGCTGCACCACCTGCGCGACGACGACGACTGGCGGCAGGCGTTCGCCAAGCTCTACCGGCTGCTCCGGCCCGGCGGCAGTGTGTGGATCACAGACTTGGTGCTGCACGAGCAGCCCGCGGTGCAGCAAATGATGTGGCGCCGCTACGGCGAGCACCTGAGCTCCCTCGGCGGCGAGGCCTACCGCGACAAGGTGTTCGAGTACATCGACCGGGAAGACTCGCCCCGCCCGGTGACCTATCAGCTCGACCTGCTGCGGTCGGTCGGCTTCGAGAAGGTCGACCTGCTGCACAAGAACTCTTGCTTCGCGGCGTTCGGTGCGACGAAGCCCGCGTAG
- a CDS encoding ribosome-binding factor A has product MTLDKRTRDAMLELCGQLHDDDGVDPREFFKSGRGPRKTDHKAQQLCRQVAETVDQVLSGEMGDDRLIGLRVASVQPAPDASRMLVTVVADWAPDDFCRAEVEGGLHASAGRLRAAVAAAITRRKAPTLAFVVLGPHPQEARHD; this is encoded by the coding sequence ATGACGCTGGATAAGCGTACGCGCGACGCGATGCTCGAACTGTGTGGACAACTCCACGACGATGACGGGGTCGACCCCCGCGAGTTTTTCAAGTCCGGTCGTGGTCCCCGGAAGACGGACCACAAAGCGCAGCAGCTCTGTCGGCAGGTCGCAGAAACCGTCGATCAGGTGCTCTCGGGAGAAATGGGAGACGATCGCCTGATCGGCCTACGCGTCGCCTCGGTGCAGCCTGCGCCGGACGCGTCGCGGATGTTGGTGACCGTCGTCGCCGATTGGGCGCCCGACGACTTCTGTCGAGCAGAAGTCGAGGGGGGGCTGCACGCCTCAGCCGGGCGGCTGCGCGCCGCGGTCGCGGCGGCGATCACACGCCGCAAAGCGCCGACGCTGGCGTTTGTGGTGCTGGGCCCGCACCCCCAGGAGGCGCGCCATGACTGA
- a CDS encoding nicotinate phosphoribosyltransferase, giving the protein MTAAPSLALLTDLYQLTMAFGYWKLRRSEQAAVFHLFFRKAPFAGGYAVAAGLGPAIDFLQAFRFDDSDLEYLATLTGNDDRPLFDAAFLDYLRHLRLTCDIDAMPEGTVAFAQQPLVRVRGPILQCQLLETALLNILNFQTLIATKASRICGAAQGEPVLEFGLRRAQGVDGGLAASRAAYIGGCAATSNVLAGKRFGIPVKGTHAHSWVMSFDDETAAFDGYAEAMPNNCVFLVDTYDTLEGVRKAVEVGQRLRARGHELVGIRLDSGDLAYLSIEARKLLDAGGFPDAAIVASNDLDEHIIASLKAQGAKIALWGVGTRLATAYDQPALGGVYKLGAIRGADGQWRPKLKLSEQAVKTTIPGVLQVRRFEDASGLVGDMIYDEARGIDGRDVIVDAKDGARRKKIPAGATGADLLAPVMRGGRLEERFAAGGPETIHTARTRAQQELGRLHPTVRRLLNPHEHPVGIDVGLHELRDQMVREMRWDFED; this is encoded by the coding sequence ATGACCGCTGCCCCCTCGCTCGCACTGCTGACCGACCTCTACCAGCTCACCATGGCCTTCGGCTACTGGAAGCTGCGGCGGTCGGAGCAGGCAGCGGTGTTCCACCTGTTCTTCCGCAAGGCGCCGTTCGCCGGGGGCTACGCGGTCGCCGCGGGGCTGGGGCCGGCGATCGACTTCTTGCAGGCGTTCCGCTTCGACGATTCCGACCTCGAGTACCTGGCGACCCTCACCGGCAACGACGACCGGCCGCTGTTTGACGCCGCGTTCCTCGACTACCTGCGGCACCTGCGGCTCACCTGCGACATCGACGCGATGCCCGAGGGGACCGTGGCCTTCGCCCAGCAGCCGCTGGTGCGGGTCCGCGGGCCGATCTTGCAGTGCCAACTGCTGGAGACGGCGCTGCTGAACATCCTCAATTTCCAAACCCTGATCGCCACCAAGGCGTCGCGTATCTGCGGCGCCGCCCAGGGGGAGCCGGTGCTGGAGTTCGGCCTGCGCCGCGCGCAGGGGGTCGACGGCGGTCTGGCCGCCAGCCGGGCCGCCTACATCGGCGGCTGCGCGGCTACCTCCAACGTGCTGGCCGGCAAGCGGTTTGGCATCCCCGTCAAAGGAACCCACGCGCATAGCTGGGTGATGAGCTTCGACGACGAGACGGCGGCCTTTGACGGCTATGCCGAGGCGATGCCCAACAACTGCGTCTTCTTGGTTGACACCTACGACACGCTCGAAGGGGTCCGCAAGGCGGTCGAGGTCGGCCAGCGGCTGCGGGCCCGCGGGCACGAGCTGGTCGGCATCCGGCTCGACTCGGGCGACCTGGCCTACCTCAGCATCGAGGCCCGAAAGCTGCTAGACGCCGGCGGCTTTCCGGACGCGGCCATCGTGGCGTCGAACGACCTCGACGAGCACATCATCGCCAGCCTCAAGGCCCAGGGCGCCAAGATCGCCTTGTGGGGCGTCGGCACGCGGCTGGCGACCGCCTACGACCAGCCCGCCCTGGGGGGCGTCTACAAGCTGGGCGCCATCCGCGGCGCAGACGGCCAGTGGCGGCCGAAACTCAAGCTCTCCGAACAGGCCGTGAAGACCACGATCCCCGGCGTGCTGCAGGTGCGGCGGTTCGAGGACGCCTCGGGCCTGGTGGGCGACATGATCTACGACGAGGCCCGCGGCATCGACGGCCGCGACGTGATCGTCGACGCCAAAGACGGCGCCCGCCGCAAAAAGATCCCCGCCGGCGCCACGGGCGCCGACCTGCTGGCCCCGGTGATGCGCGGCGGCCGGCTGGAGGAACGCTTCGCTGCCGGGGGCCCCGAGACCATCCACACGGCCCGCACCCGCGCCCAGCAAGAGCTCGGCCGCCTGCACCCCACCGTGCGGCGGCTGCTGAACCCCCACGAGCACCCGGTCGGCATCGACGTGGGGCTGCACGAACTGCGCGACCAGATGGTCCGCGAGATGCGTTGGGACTTTGAGGACTAA
- a CDS encoding HdeD family acid-resistance protein, translating to MDNPRPIAAPGVLATELALLRDYWGWFLGLGLAMVATGAFVLGWSCITTVTFDITWLFGFLLLASGIGEIIGSFWVGRWSGMLIHLLIGVLYALVGMMIIDQPESAAIQLTLIIAVFLMVAGIFRIVFAISEQFPGRGWVLLNGGVTFLLGLVIYKQWPASGLWVIGLFIGIDLVFNGWAWVMLAVGLRTSRIGRAPRTVLEA from the coding sequence ATGGATAACCCCCGCCCCATCGCTGCCCCCGGCGTCCTCGCAACCGAACTGGCGCTGCTGCGCGATTACTGGGGTTGGTTCCTCGGCCTCGGGCTGGCGATGGTCGCCACGGGGGCGTTCGTCCTGGGTTGGTCGTGCATCACCACCGTTACCTTTGACATTACTTGGCTGTTCGGCTTCTTGCTGCTGGCTTCGGGCATCGGCGAGATCATCGGCTCGTTCTGGGTCGGGCGTTGGAGCGGCATGCTCATCCACCTGTTGATCGGCGTGCTCTACGCACTGGTCGGCATGATGATTATCGACCAGCCGGAGAGCGCCGCGATCCAGCTCACGCTGATCATCGCCGTCTTCCTGATGGTGGCGGGCATCTTCCGCATCGTGTTCGCCATCAGCGAGCAGTTCCCCGGCCGCGGCTGGGTGCTGCTCAACGGCGGCGTCACCTTCCTGCTGGGCCTGGTGATCTACAAGCAGTGGCCCGCCTCCGGGCTGTGGGTCATCGGCTTGTTCATTGGCATCGATCTGGTGTTCAACGGCTGGGCCTGGGTGATGCTCGCCGTCGGCCTCCGCACCAGCCGCATCGGACGCGCCCCGCGCACCGTGCTGGAAGCCTAG
- a CDS encoding ferredoxin family protein: MAYVVTQPCDGCKYTDCVTVCPCDCFREGDRMLYIEPEDCIDCDQCVAECPVEAIFHEDQVPEPWRHYIRLNAEMAKTCPPIFERKPPLSGG, from the coding sequence ATGGCTTACGTCGTCACTCAACCCTGCGACGGGTGCAAGTATACCGATTGCGTCACGGTGTGCCCCTGCGACTGCTTCCGCGAAGGGGACCGCATGCTCTACATCGAGCCCGAGGACTGCATCGACTGCGACCAATGCGTTGCGGAGTGCCCGGTCGAAGCCATCTTCCACGAAGACCAGGTCCCCGAGCCGTGGCGGCATTACATCCGGCTCAACGCCGAGATGGCGAAGACGTGCCCGCCGATCTTCGAGCGGAAGCCCCCGCTCTCCGGGGGCTAG
- a CDS encoding RNA 2'-phosphotransferase, whose amino-acid sequence MNEQALRRISKRLSLVLRHRPDSVGLSLQEGGWLPVGELLDALARAGTPVPLAVLKQVVAENDKQRFELAADDTRIRARQGHSTQVDLGYLPAAPPELLYHGTATRYLGAILKHGLQKMRRHHVHLSTCQETMLKVAVRHGSPVLLSVDSAGMSAAGHEFFVTGNQVWLTERVPPEFLAVLEEQ is encoded by the coding sequence ATGAACGAACAAGCCCTGCGGAGAATCAGCAAGCGGCTCAGCTTGGTGCTCCGCCACCGCCCCGACTCGGTCGGCCTCTCTCTGCAGGAGGGGGGCTGGTTGCCGGTGGGTGAGCTGCTGGACGCCCTGGCACGGGCCGGGACGCCTGTGCCGCTGGCGGTGCTCAAGCAGGTGGTCGCCGAGAACGACAAGCAGCGGTTCGAGCTCGCGGCAGACGACACGCGGATCCGCGCCCGCCAGGGGCACTCGACGCAGGTCGACCTCGGCTACCTGCCCGCTGCGCCCCCCGAGCTGCTCTACCACGGCACCGCCACCCGCTACCTCGGGGCAATCCTCAAGCACGGCCTGCAGAAAATGCGGCGCCACCACGTGCACCTGTCGACCTGCCAAGAAACCATGCTGAAGGTCGCGGTGCGGCACGGATCGCCGGTGCTGCTGTCGGTCGACTCCGCCGGGATGTCCGCCGCGGGGCACGAGTTCTTCGTGACCGGCAACCAGGTGTGGCTGACGGAGCGCGTCCCGCCAGAGTTTCTTGCGGTGCTTGAGGAGCAGTAG
- a CDS encoding NUDIX hydrolase gives MPHTYQFARPALTVDIVVFAMDFAGRDETDLQVMLIQRDLAPYRGGWALPGGFVRTQETLDDAARRELQEETGLRDIYLEQLYTFGALGRDPRERVVTVAYYALVNLTGHDVRASTDARNAAWFSVSDLPPLAFDHAQVLDTAHQRLRSKVRYQPIGFELLPERFTLRQLQRLYEVILDRELDKRNFRKKVLAMEIVKETGEIEKDVAHRAARLYRFDKRRYDRLMKKGFNFEI, from the coding sequence ATGCCACACACCTACCAGTTCGCCCGACCCGCGTTGACGGTGGACATCGTCGTGTTCGCCATGGACTTTGCGGGCCGGGACGAGACCGACCTGCAGGTGATGCTGATCCAGCGCGACCTTGCCCCCTACCGGGGCGGGTGGGCCCTGCCGGGCGGGTTTGTGCGCACCCAGGAGACCCTCGACGACGCGGCCCGCCGCGAGCTGCAAGAAGAGACCGGCCTGCGCGACATCTACCTCGAACAGCTCTACACGTTCGGCGCCCTGGGACGCGACCCGCGCGAGCGCGTCGTCACGGTGGCCTACTACGCGCTGGTGAACCTCACGGGGCACGACGTGCGGGCCAGCACCGACGCCCGCAACGCCGCCTGGTTCTCGGTAAGCGACCTGCCGCCGCTGGCCTTCGACCACGCGCAGGTGCTCGACACGGCCCACCAGCGGCTCCGCAGCAAGGTCCGCTACCAACCGATCGGCTTCGAGCTGCTCCCCGAACGCTTCACGCTGCGGCAGCTTCAGCGCCTGTACGAGGTGATCCTCGACCGCGAGCTCGACAAGCGCAACTTCCGCAAGAAGGTGCTGGCGATGGAGATCGTCAAGGAGACGGGCGAGATCGAGAAGGACGTCGCCCACCGCGCCGCGCGGCTCTACCGGTTCGACAAACGCCGGTACGACCGGCTGATGAAGAAGGGTTTTAATTTTGAGATCTGA